Proteins encoded within one genomic window of Rubritalea squalenifaciens DSM 18772:
- a CDS encoding redoxin domain-containing protein — protein sequence MSIKIGDKAPDFTLVTKTADGPETVTLSDHIGESNILLLFVPMAFTGVCTTELCDITNSINEYADLGAKVFAISGDNPFVQEVWAQKEGIKLPLLSDYEHAVSKAYGVAYEQFLPEANLIMGGVSKRSAFVIDKAGVVQLIDIQDHPKDLPDFAAVKECLKGL from the coding sequence ATGTCTATCAAAATTGGCGATAAAGCCCCGGATTTCACCCTCGTCACCAAAACAGCCGACGGTCCAGAAACAGTGACCCTTTCCGACCACATTGGGGAGTCCAACATCCTTCTCCTCTTCGTGCCAATGGCCTTCACAGGCGTGTGCACCACTGAGCTCTGCGACATCACCAACAGCATCAATGAGTACGCCGACCTGGGCGCCAAGGTATTTGCAATCTCTGGAGACAATCCATTTGTACAGGAAGTCTGGGCACAGAAAGAAGGCATCAAGCTTCCACTACTCAGCGACTACGAACACGCAGTTTCCAAAGCTTACGGTGTAGCCTATGAGCAGTTCCTCCCTGAGGCAAATCTCATCATGGGCGGCGTTTCCAAGCGTTCCGCCTTTGTGATCGACAAGGCCGGGGTTGTACAACTCATCGATATCCAGGATCACCCGAAAGACCTTCCAGACTTTGCCGCCGTCAAAGAGTGCCTTAAGGGCCTCTAG
- a CDS encoding carbon-nitrogen hydrolase, producing the protein MPRIALLQLTADPAPAVNIQKTEEAIRKAAAGGAQIICTQELFTTEYFCITQDTDNFDLADPIPGELTESHQALAKELGVVIVASGFEKRATGLYHNTAWVVDSDGTYLGSYRKSHIPQDPGFEEKFYFTPGDTGYKCFHTAFGKIGVLICWDQWYPEAARITALKGAEILIYPTAIGWLPEEKKLPSGNTTLGEAQHNAWQSVMCGHAVANGCYVCAINRVGTEGETEFWGQSFVSNHYGQVVDIASVHDETILYHDIDLKALEDHRRIWPFFRDRRIDTYAPITERFLD; encoded by the coding sequence ATGCCACGTATCGCATTGCTTCAGCTGACAGCAGACCCAGCGCCCGCTGTGAACATCCAGAAAACCGAGGAAGCCATCCGCAAAGCAGCCGCGGGTGGAGCCCAGATCATCTGTACTCAGGAGCTTTTCACCACCGAGTATTTTTGCATCACGCAGGATACGGACAATTTCGATCTCGCCGACCCCATCCCGGGTGAACTCACAGAGTCCCATCAGGCACTCGCCAAGGAGCTCGGCGTCGTCATCGTGGCATCTGGATTCGAGAAGCGCGCTACCGGCCTTTACCATAACACCGCCTGGGTCGTGGACTCAGACGGCACCTACCTCGGTAGCTACCGCAAATCCCACATCCCGCAGGATCCAGGCTTCGAGGAAAAATTCTACTTCACACCCGGCGATACCGGCTACAAGTGCTTCCACACCGCCTTCGGTAAGATCGGCGTACTCATCTGCTGGGACCAATGGTACCCAGAGGCCGCCCGCATCACTGCGCTCAAAGGAGCAGAAATTCTCATCTACCCAACCGCCATCGGCTGGCTGCCTGAAGAAAAAAAACTGCCCAGTGGCAATACCACACTCGGAGAGGCCCAACACAATGCCTGGCAGTCCGTGATGTGCGGTCACGCCGTCGCCAACGGATGCTACGTCTGCGCCATCAACCGCGTCGGCACCGAAGGTGAAACCGAGTTCTGGGGTCAGTCCTTCGTCTCCAACCACTATGGACAGGTAGTCGATATCGCCTCTGTCCACGACGAGACCATCCTCTACCACGACATCGATCTCAAGGCCCTCGAAGACCACCGCCGCATCTGGCCCTTCTTCCGCGACCGCCGTATCGACACCTACGCACCGATCACCGAGCGCTTCCTCGACTAA
- a CDS encoding agmatine deiminase family protein: protein MQSNYWPAEWAPQDAVWFSWPHRTDTWPADKLALIQTRFAEIISTTSRFQTTCINASENFHAGIEKKLIGAGADMQNIRLYNHPTNDVWCRDHGATYVINKVTNKLTAIDWHFNAWGGKFPPWDLDDKIASLMAAATEADHIRSPLYLEGGGIEGNGAGLVITTEAVALNSNRNPEWTKQEVEAELTRTLGAEKIFWLPSGIEGDDTDGHIDDLTRFVSEDVIVSIEEKNSKDPNYQTLQRNLEMLQDLRTVSGSSVETIRLPMPDPLVAEDWRLEMLPASYANFLIINHAVLVPVFNQKKNDETALGILRELFPNREVIGIDCRDIVWEGGAIHCISQQQPSII from the coding sequence ATGCAGAGCAACTACTGGCCCGCAGAATGGGCACCGCAAGACGCCGTCTGGTTCTCCTGGCCGCACCGCACCGATACCTGGCCTGCAGACAAGCTTGCGCTTATCCAGACGCGCTTCGCGGAAATCATCTCCACCACCTCCCGCTTCCAGACCACCTGCATCAATGCCTCGGAGAATTTCCATGCCGGCATTGAGAAGAAACTTATTGGTGCTGGCGCGGACATGCAGAACATCCGTCTCTATAATCACCCGACCAATGACGTCTGGTGCCGCGACCACGGAGCCACCTACGTCATCAATAAGGTGACCAACAAGCTTACCGCCATCGACTGGCACTTCAATGCCTGGGGCGGCAAGTTCCCACCTTGGGATCTTGACGACAAAATCGCATCACTCATGGCCGCAGCCACCGAGGCCGACCACATCCGCTCCCCGCTCTACCTGGAAGGCGGCGGCATCGAGGGCAATGGCGCTGGACTCGTCATCACCACCGAAGCTGTCGCGCTCAATTCTAACAGAAATCCTGAGTGGACCAAACAGGAGGTAGAAGCAGAACTCACCCGCACCCTCGGCGCGGAAAAGATCTTTTGGCTCCCCTCCGGAATCGAAGGCGATGACACTGATGGCCACATCGACGACCTCACCCGCTTCGTCAGCGAGGACGTCATCGTTTCCATTGAGGAGAAGAACAGCAAAGACCCGAACTACCAGACACTCCAGCGCAACCTGGAGATGCTGCAGGACCTTCGTACCGTCTCCGGTAGCAGCGTGGAGACCATCCGCCTGCCAATGCCTGATCCATTAGTTGCCGAAGACTGGCGCTTGGAAATGCTCCCGGCATCCTACGCCAATTTCCTCATCATCAATCACGCCGTCCTCGTCCCCGTCTTCAACCAGAAGAAGAACGACGAGACAGCCCTCGGTATCCTGCGCGAACTCTTCCCTAACAGAGAAGTCATCGGCATCGACTGCCGCGACATCGTATGGGAAGGCGGCGCCATTCACTGCATCTCGCAGCAGCAGCCTAGTATTATTTAA
- a CDS encoding PEP-CTERM sorting domain-containing protein → MKKVSFFFAGLLLASPLQAALVMDIKGSSKSTIIEVTLSGEAYGYYTPEAPLGAVASIFGLGVNIPDEPDAITMKSGDRFVYSGEEMNLNAIFVYWDESEELGYVGGFDGLGVIDGGPSGGDSIFMELSHKPALGDGDRFSWDGTFHVDLAAYGEDWSMFKEGSYQSVPGFVDIPSVVNIIDLHPGQGHAYGQGGKPKDTSALTSTLFYSVQAVPEPGTSTLLVLTALGLCLRRRR, encoded by the coding sequence ATGAAAAAAGTGTCATTTTTCTTTGCGGGCCTCTTATTGGCTTCTCCTTTACAGGCGGCTTTGGTGATGGATATCAAAGGGAGTTCTAAGTCTACTATCATTGAAGTGACTTTGTCTGGTGAGGCTTATGGTTATTATACACCGGAAGCTCCACTTGGTGCTGTGGCCTCGATATTTGGCTTAGGTGTAAATATTCCTGATGAACCAGATGCTATTACCATGAAATCAGGTGATAGATTCGTTTATTCCGGGGAAGAAATGAATTTAAATGCAATCTTCGTTTACTGGGATGAGAGTGAGGAACTTGGGTATGTTGGGGGATTTGATGGGTTGGGAGTGATTGATGGAGGCCCTTCAGGGGGAGATAGTATTTTTATGGAGCTAAGCCATAAACCAGCCCTAGGAGATGGTGATCGTTTTTCCTGGGATGGAACTTTCCATGTGGATCTTGCCGCTTACGGAGAGGATTGGAGCATGTTTAAGGAGGGCTCTTATCAAAGTGTGCCCGGATTCGTGGATATACCATCTGTGGTGAACATCATTGACCTACATCCTGGCCAAGGCCATGCCTATGGGCAAGGAGGTAAGCCAAAGGACACTAGCGCTCTGACAAGTACACTTTTCTATAGTGTTCAAGCTGTGCCAGAACCCGGTACATCAACTTTGCTTGTGTTGACTGCCTTGGGGCTCTGTCTGCGTCGTCGCCGGTAA
- a CDS encoding pyridoxal-phosphate dependent enzyme, with the protein MDKEQLFQEILMARQRVYAAGKPTPLQKLPIIGYDCEVWAKREDLGPIKAYKWRGAYNAVACLTPEQRAKGIVAASAGNHGQGVARAARKLGCDCIIFMPLSTPEVKQNEVMRHGGDHVQIRLIGDSYDEAGLAAREYCEEVGAVYVHPYNDLATMGGQGTLADEIVMSGEGPFDRVYIAIGGGGLAASVSCWLKRYWPDCKIIGVEGKDQASMKAAIEAGKPVELEYLDVFCDGTAVRKVGENTFKICNELLDEIVTVTNDEVCHAVRRLWETVRAIPEPSGAMGLAAITKDYESGKIKPGEKVLTIVCGANMDFAQLANISRRAGIGSRHRRFLRVPIPEGKGSLVEFLKELPKDVSIVDLQYGRTDSEVQYPVLGLIGTKDDYAAIDALLERRGAKAADVSTEEIVGYRIINYDPDLFTYPLFVNVEFPERAGAFLQFMSHVKGIASLCYFNYEYSGERVGRALVGMEFDSQEDHDKCVTMLKEMVGGDIRDVKPVSEGTLKRLLGE; encoded by the coding sequence ATGGACAAAGAGCAACTTTTTCAAGAGATATTGATGGCTAGGCAGCGTGTGTACGCTGCAGGTAAACCAACGCCCTTGCAGAAGTTGCCAATTATTGGATACGACTGCGAGGTCTGGGCTAAGCGCGAGGACCTAGGGCCGATCAAGGCCTACAAGTGGCGCGGAGCCTACAATGCCGTAGCTTGTCTGACCCCGGAGCAACGCGCCAAGGGGATCGTGGCTGCCTCGGCTGGCAACCATGGCCAGGGCGTAGCCCGTGCAGCCAGAAAGCTGGGCTGCGACTGTATCATTTTCATGCCGCTTTCCACTCCCGAGGTGAAGCAAAACGAGGTGATGCGCCATGGCGGTGATCACGTGCAGATCCGCTTGATCGGTGACAGTTATGATGAGGCAGGTCTCGCTGCGCGTGAGTACTGCGAGGAAGTGGGAGCAGTCTATGTACACCCATACAATGATCTCGCGACTATGGGCGGCCAAGGCACCTTGGCAGATGAAATTGTCATGAGTGGCGAAGGCCCGTTTGATCGAGTCTACATTGCCATCGGTGGAGGTGGTCTGGCTGCGTCTGTAAGCTGCTGGTTGAAGCGCTACTGGCCGGACTGCAAGATCATCGGTGTGGAAGGAAAGGACCAGGCCTCTATGAAGGCCGCTATTGAGGCAGGTAAGCCAGTGGAGCTAGAGTATCTGGATGTCTTCTGTGATGGTACGGCTGTTAGAAAAGTCGGTGAGAATACATTTAAGATTTGTAACGAACTTCTCGATGAGATCGTGACTGTGACCAATGATGAGGTCTGTCACGCCGTGCGTCGCCTCTGGGAAACCGTCCGGGCGATCCCTGAGCCCAGTGGAGCCATGGGTTTGGCTGCGATCACCAAGGACTACGAGTCAGGCAAGATCAAGCCAGGTGAGAAGGTGCTTACGATTGTCTGTGGCGCGAACATGGACTTTGCTCAGCTGGCGAATATCTCGCGCCGTGCGGGTATAGGTTCCAGACATCGCCGTTTCCTTCGCGTGCCGATTCCTGAGGGCAAGGGCTCGCTGGTCGAATTCCTCAAAGAGCTTCCTAAAGATGTCAGTATTGTTGATCTCCAATACGGTCGCACTGATTCAGAGGTGCAGTACCCAGTCCTCGGACTCATTGGTACCAAGGACGACTACGCAGCCATCGATGCGTTGCTAGAGCGCCGTGGTGCCAAGGCGGCTGATGTCTCTACTGAGGAGATCGTGGGCTACCGTATCATCAACTACGATCCAGACCTCTTTACTTACCCGCTCTTCGTAAACGTCGAGTTTCCGGAACGTGCAGGTGCCTTCCTGCAGTTCATGTCGCATGTGAAGGGAATCGCCAGCTTGTGCTACTTCAACTACGAATACTCCGGTGAGCGCGTTGGCCGCGCCCTCGTGGGGATGGAGTTCGACAGCCAAGAGGATCACGACAAGTGCGTGACCATGCTGAAGGAAATGGTCGGCGGAGACATCCGCGACGTGAAACCTGTCAGCGAAGGAACGCTGAAGCGTTTGCTGGGGGAGTGA
- a CDS encoding cell division protein FtsZ: protein MIEYQRDQQQTIPDSQVKIIGIGGAGANMIDRVALDGMEGAELLALNTDSRTLASSVAGEKIQLGKKLTKGLGCGGDPELGLQAAQEVETELRDSLRDRKMVFVCVGLGGGTGSGAAPLVTRVAREMGAFVVVFATMPFVFEGRRRREQAETALNELSVIANALVTFDNTRMGELVLAAQGIHDAFAAADRMISESIRAVTRLVIRPGIINVGLDDLMSALRTTRSRCLFGSGIARGENRSQAALKNALNSPLLDKGRLLRNAQTALVHICGGEGMTLFEVELLMRELTKNVPENAHILFGAAVDDSMGDSLSVTIISSLPESQLHSRDEVPVIEVHTSKPEPKEEPKAAPAPAPVAETVTTPQPEPAPEPTPEPEEEPEVFGADTMRVTVKQEPAPVMEEPEPLLEEDEEDSYEEESVTLSLNEEPVEAEDEEEEEVYFEEETVVHDEVETPDYQDPEEDEEEGEYPHEEPMQASQDVVADLDFSQKADLNLEPAPHPEPAPKPKVPQGELALDGGPRGKFEGEAPNLFEGEDLDIPPFMRKKR, encoded by the coding sequence ATGATTGAATATCAACGCGACCAGCAACAGACCATCCCCGATTCTCAGGTTAAAATCATAGGAATTGGAGGTGCTGGAGCCAACATGATCGACCGTGTAGCACTGGACGGAATGGAAGGAGCCGAGCTGCTCGCCCTGAATACCGATTCACGTACCTTGGCGAGTTCCGTGGCAGGCGAAAAGATCCAGCTGGGTAAGAAGCTGACCAAAGGACTTGGTTGTGGTGGTGATCCTGAGCTTGGTCTGCAGGCAGCGCAGGAAGTGGAGACCGAGCTCCGCGACTCACTGCGTGACCGCAAAATGGTATTCGTCTGTGTGGGTCTCGGTGGTGGTACTGGTTCCGGTGCGGCACCCTTGGTCACCCGCGTGGCTCGTGAGATGGGAGCTTTTGTCGTGGTCTTCGCGACAATGCCTTTCGTCTTTGAAGGTCGTCGTCGTCGTGAGCAGGCAGAGACCGCGCTCAACGAACTCTCTGTGATCGCGAATGCGCTAGTCACCTTTGATAACACCCGCATGGGTGAATTGGTCCTCGCTGCCCAGGGTATCCATGATGCCTTTGCAGCAGCCGACCGAATGATTTCTGAAAGTATCCGTGCCGTGACCCGTCTGGTCATTCGTCCGGGTATCATCAATGTGGGGCTGGATGATCTGATGTCCGCTCTCCGCACGACTCGTTCACGTTGTCTCTTTGGTTCCGGTATTGCGCGCGGTGAGAACCGTAGCCAAGCCGCTCTCAAGAATGCACTCAACAGCCCACTATTGGATAAAGGCCGTTTGCTGAGAAATGCCCAGACCGCTCTGGTTCACATCTGTGGCGGTGAAGGGATGACCTTGTTCGAGGTAGAGCTACTCATGCGTGAGTTGACCAAGAACGTTCCTGAAAATGCCCATATTCTCTTCGGTGCCGCCGTGGATGACAGCATGGGAGACAGCTTGAGCGTGACGATCATCAGTTCACTCCCTGAGAGCCAGCTGCATTCTCGTGACGAGGTGCCTGTGATTGAAGTGCATACCTCAAAGCCTGAACCTAAGGAAGAGCCAAAGGCTGCACCGGCTCCTGCTCCAGTGGCTGAGACAGTAACTACGCCGCAGCCGGAACCTGCTCCAGAACCAACACCTGAGCCTGAAGAGGAACCTGAGGTCTTTGGTGCCGACACGATGCGTGTGACGGTGAAGCAAGAGCCAGCTCCCGTCATGGAGGAGCCGGAGCCCCTTCTGGAAGAAGATGAGGAAGATTCCTATGAGGAGGAGAGTGTTACCCTGAGTCTCAATGAAGAGCCTGTAGAAGCTGAAGACGAAGAGGAGGAGGAAGTTTATTTTGAAGAGGAAACAGTAGTCCATGATGAGGTGGAAACCCCAGACTACCAGGATCCTGAAGAAGATGAGGAGGAAGGTGAGTACCCGCATGAGGAGCCAATGCAGGCTAGTCAGGATGTGGTTGCAGATCTGGATTTCTCACAGAAAGCAGATCTCAATCTTGAGCCAGCTCCACATCCAGAGCCGGCCCCCAAACCCAAGGTGCCGCAGGGTGAGTTAGCTCTGGATGGAGGCCCGAGAGGTAAATTTGAGGGTGAGGCGCCCAATCTCTTTGAAGGCGAAGATCTGGATATCCCGCCATTCATGCGCAAGAAGCGTTAG
- a CDS encoding DNA-deoxyinosine glycosylase, which translates to MSRIHSFPPIADLSARKLVLGSMPGKASLSAGQYYAHPRNLFWHLMEEILEIPKSLTYEERCEGLKLKHLAVWDVLHTCTRDSSLDSDIDESSIVPNNFSQFLGNHSSITTVYFNGAKAEQVYLRHILPTLPEELQTLQRVRLPSTSPANASINYETKLEQWRVLGSL; encoded by the coding sequence ATGTCCCGCATCCACAGCTTCCCGCCGATAGCTGATCTCTCAGCAAGGAAGCTGGTGCTTGGCTCCATGCCCGGCAAGGCGTCGCTATCCGCCGGGCAATACTACGCCCACCCGCGCAATCTCTTCTGGCACCTCATGGAAGAGATTCTTGAGATTCCCAAAAGCCTCACCTACGAAGAACGCTGCGAAGGCCTGAAGCTGAAACACCTCGCCGTCTGGGATGTTCTGCACACCTGCACCCGCGACAGCAGCCTGGACTCGGATATCGACGAGTCCTCCATCGTCCCAAACAATTTTTCTCAATTTCTCGGCAACCACTCCTCGATCACGACCGTCTACTTCAACGGAGCCAAAGCCGAGCAAGTCTACCTTCGCCACATCCTCCCCACCTTGCCCGAGGAACTACAAACCCTCCAAAGAGTCCGCCTCCCCTCCACCAGCCCCGCCAATGCCTCCATCAACTATGAGACGAAGCTGGAGCAGTGGAGAGTCCTTGGATCCTTGTAG
- a CDS encoding sulfatase family protein, with amino-acid sequence MKRKLFHLIFSLILTAVTHAQEKPNILWLTAEDHGPHLGCYGDTYATTPHIDALAKKSLLYTVASSNAPVCAPARTTIITGMYPTSLGAEYMRSKAAIPTSLQLFPSYLKEAGYYCTNNSKEDYNLYQPNKPWNDSSAKAHWKNRKPGQPFFAVFNTTVSHESQIRNANKNPHHDSAGAPIPPYHPDTPKSRKDWAQYYDRLTLVDQFVQKHLDELEKAGEAENTIVFFYADHGSGMPRSKRYPGWSGLHVPMIVHIPKKWENLANGIYQRGGTSDRPVSFVDLAPTVLTLAGLPAQETMPGHSFFTKTFPNHSMGFKARMDEKYDLCRSIRKGKYVYIRNFMPHLPHGQELEFQLKTNTTRIWRELFLAGKLNATQAAFWQPHPAEELFNLEADPHETVNLASNKKYQKVIEEMRGHLMKHMLDTRDLGFMPESYLLDLVEGENTNGYDIALSPTKYPLSELVKMVDPAYLPEGVHPLIQYWQMQQVLTYGQGSYLQNKAHIADATQSANMTVRLRALDIMTRHDTTARGKALQQVVDIAMAPEINAATQLVALNILANARAAGYALPSLEGLKAKKSPHLSDSYSKRILNSLMKN; translated from the coding sequence ATGAAGCGCAAACTCTTCCACCTCATTTTCTCACTCATCCTGACAGCGGTGACGCACGCTCAGGAAAAACCAAATATCCTCTGGCTCACCGCTGAAGATCATGGCCCTCACCTAGGTTGCTATGGAGACACTTACGCCACTACTCCTCACATTGATGCCCTGGCGAAAAAATCGCTGCTCTACACGGTAGCATCCTCGAATGCCCCGGTCTGCGCACCAGCACGCACGACCATCATCACAGGCATGTACCCCACCTCTCTGGGGGCCGAATACATGCGCTCCAAAGCCGCCATCCCCACCTCCCTGCAACTCTTTCCCTCCTACCTCAAGGAAGCCGGCTACTACTGCACGAATAATTCAAAAGAAGACTATAACCTCTACCAGCCCAACAAACCGTGGAACGATTCTTCGGCTAAAGCACACTGGAAAAACCGCAAACCCGGACAACCCTTTTTCGCCGTCTTCAACACCACCGTCTCCCACGAAAGTCAGATTCGCAACGCCAATAAAAACCCTCACCATGATTCAGCTGGAGCTCCCATCCCGCCCTATCACCCCGATACTCCAAAGAGCCGCAAAGACTGGGCTCAGTACTATGACCGCCTGACTCTGGTGGATCAGTTTGTCCAGAAGCATCTCGACGAATTAGAGAAAGCTGGCGAAGCAGAAAACACGATCGTCTTTTTCTATGCCGACCACGGCAGCGGCATGCCACGCTCCAAACGGTATCCAGGTTGGTCCGGTCTCCATGTACCAATGATCGTTCATATTCCCAAGAAGTGGGAGAATCTAGCCAATGGTATTTATCAGCGAGGAGGAACTTCAGACCGGCCTGTTAGTTTTGTCGATCTCGCCCCCACAGTGCTCACACTTGCAGGTTTGCCAGCTCAAGAAACCATGCCTGGTCATTCCTTCTTCACCAAAACTTTCCCCAACCACAGCATGGGCTTCAAAGCTCGCATGGATGAGAAATACGATCTCTGCCGCTCCATCCGCAAAGGTAAGTACGTGTACATCCGCAACTTCATGCCTCACCTTCCTCATGGTCAGGAATTAGAATTCCAACTGAAGACCAATACCACTCGCATCTGGAGAGAGCTCTTCCTAGCAGGTAAACTCAATGCTACTCAAGCAGCCTTCTGGCAGCCTCACCCTGCAGAAGAGCTTTTCAATCTGGAAGCTGATCCACACGAAACAGTGAACCTCGCTTCTAACAAGAAATATCAGAAAGTGATTGAGGAAATGCGCGGCCACCTCATGAAGCATATGCTAGACACTCGTGATTTGGGCTTCATGCCAGAGAGTTACCTTCTGGATCTAGTAGAAGGAGAGAACACCAATGGATACGACATCGCCTTAAGCCCTACCAAATACCCGCTCTCAGAATTGGTGAAAATGGTAGACCCTGCCTACCTACCTGAGGGAGTCCACCCGCTCATCCAGTACTGGCAGATGCAGCAGGTCCTAACATACGGCCAAGGTAGCTACTTACAAAACAAAGCCCATATAGCCGATGCCACACAATCGGCCAATATGACCGTTCGTCTTCGAGCACTGGATATCATGACACGGCATGATACCACAGCTCGCGGTAAGGCCCTTCAGCAAGTCGTCGACATTGCAATGGCACCTGAGATAAATGCAGCTACTCAGCTAGTCGCCCTAAACATCCTCGCCAATGCCAGAGCCGCAGGGTATGCGCTTCCCTCCTTGGAAGGCTTGAAAGCCAAGAAAAGCCCCCACCTCTCCGACTCATACAGTAAACGCATTCTCAACAGCTTGATGAAGAACTGA